The Trichosurus vulpecula isolate mTriVul1 chromosome 3, mTriVul1.pri, whole genome shotgun sequence genome includes a window with the following:
- the LOC118842567 gene encoding SRA stem-loop-interacting RNA-binding protein, mitochondrial-like, translating to MAAANEHKEHFSQFGTVRRCFLPFEKETGFHKGCCWIGFSSEEELQRTLQQENHFIDGVKVHDQHQRHRCGDMKQQI from the coding sequence ATGGCAGCCGCTAATGAGCACAAAGAGCACTTTAGTCAGTTTGGTACTGTACGAAGATGTTTCCTGCCATTTGAAAAAGAAACAGGCTTTCACAAAGGTTGTTGTTGGATTGGATTTTCTTCAGAAGAAGAACTTCAAAGAACATTACAGCAAGAAAATCATTTCATTGATGGAGTCAAAGTCCATGATCAGCACCAAAGACACAGATGTGGAGATATGAAGCAGCAAATCTGA